The proteins below come from a single Acaryochloris sp. CCMEE 5410 genomic window:
- a CDS encoding GNAT family N-acetyltransferase, which produces MENTVVGGPIIRKIERADISAVANLMTHLSQIAVQSHPDIHRPLLVDHAREYLEEKIEAEQEFIYVAVADDQLVGYIHFEFCERAETIFSYARKNLYLHQIYVVKEFRRKGVGSQLISTMKQFAQEIENLKWIWFDMYTSNSSALKFYQSQGFEAIGTRMSLGQDSGFK; this is translated from the coding sequence ATGGAGAATACAGTGGTAGGTGGCCCCATTATCCGAAAAATAGAGAGGGCTGATATTAGTGCTGTCGCCAATTTGATGACTCATCTCAGCCAAATAGCGGTGCAATCACACCCAGATATCCATCGTCCCCTACTGGTGGATCATGCTAGGGAATATTTAGAAGAGAAAATAGAGGCTGAGCAAGAATTCATCTATGTTGCAGTGGCTGATGACCAGCTAGTGGGGTATATCCACTTTGAATTTTGTGAACGGGCAGAAACGATCTTTTCTTATGCCAGAAAAAATCTCTACTTACACCAAATCTATGTAGTGAAGGAATTTCGTAGGAAGGGAGTCGGTAGTCAACTGATTTCCACAATGAAACAGTTTGCTCAAGAGATCGAAAACCTGAAATGGATTTGGTTTGATATGTACACTTCCAACTCATCAGCCTTGAAGTTCTATCAATCGCAAGGTTTTGAAGCGATCGGCACTCGTATGAGCTTAGGTCAGGACAGTGGATTTAAGTGA
- a CDS encoding class I SAM-dependent methyltransferase encodes MLLQPHQRTKLDNGDDQFFYDYPRFVTHVDDGFIQQLTDLYRQHLQPGFTILDLMSSWVSHLPEDIKFDQVVGHGLNAEELAKNPRFDECFVQNLNQELQLPQADQTFDAVLIAVSVQYLQYPEAIFSEIHRVLKPGGVVIVSFSNRMFYQKAIQAWRDGTDAQRVQLVRSYMGSVEGLSEPQVVSNQTPQSTLLSWMGLGGSDPFFAVVSRRLPAEQTAANEG; translated from the coding sequence ATGTTGTTGCAACCCCATCAACGAACCAAGCTAGACAATGGTGATGATCAGTTTTTCTATGATTATCCGCGCTTTGTCACCCATGTTGATGATGGGTTTATTCAACAACTCACGGATCTGTATCGGCAGCATCTTCAGCCAGGATTTACCATCTTAGATTTGATGAGTAGCTGGGTGTCTCACCTGCCCGAGGATATCAAGTTTGATCAGGTGGTGGGCCATGGTCTAAATGCTGAAGAGCTGGCCAAGAATCCTCGCTTTGATGAATGTTTTGTCCAAAATCTCAATCAAGAGCTGCAGCTTCCTCAAGCCGATCAGACCTTTGATGCGGTATTGATCGCCGTTTCTGTCCAGTATTTGCAATATCCTGAAGCCATTTTTAGCGAAATCCATCGAGTGCTGAAGCCCGGTGGTGTAGTGATTGTCAGCTTCTCCAACCGTATGTTTTATCAAAAAGCGATCCAAGCTTGGCGAGACGGAACGGATGCTCAGCGGGTCCAGCTGGTGCGATCCTATATGGGTTCTGTCGAAGGCCTGAGTGAACCCCAGGTGGTATCGAATCAAACGCCTCAATCGACCCTCTTATCCTGGATGGGGTTAGGAGGAAGCGATCCCTTTTTTGCCGTTGTATCTCGCCGACTTCCCGCAGAGCAAACAGCTGCAAATGAAGGATAG
- a CDS encoding GNAT family N-acetyltransferase — translation MADLGIFRSKDSAIDGARYISRVDASFRLRTLKPKDLPEVAALLCRCFYPEEGWQSWFNPIMQMGIFHDLQSRYSVRLMPFTSLIGAQIARESSVESELVGTVEVSLKSLSPWMPFAPSVPYISNLAVAPQCRCQGVGKQLLFACEEMVRQWGHHRLYLHVMDDNTPARRLYAKAGYQLVDSPPTWPNILFASPKRLLLCKRL, via the coding sequence GTGGCAGATTTAGGTATTTTTCGTTCCAAAGACTCCGCCATTGACGGTGCTCGATATATCAGTCGAGTGGATGCCTCATTTCGACTGCGCACTTTAAAACCAAAAGATTTGCCTGAGGTGGCGGCCCTTCTCTGTCGGTGTTTCTATCCCGAGGAAGGCTGGCAGTCCTGGTTTAACCCCATTATGCAAATGGGTATCTTTCACGATCTGCAGTCCCGCTACAGCGTCCGCCTGATGCCGTTTACGAGCTTGATTGGTGCTCAAATTGCTCGGGAGTCGTCCGTAGAGTCGGAACTGGTGGGTACCGTTGAGGTGTCTCTAAAATCCTTGTCGCCTTGGATGCCCTTTGCTCCGTCTGTGCCCTATATCTCCAATCTGGCAGTGGCACCTCAATGTCGTTGTCAGGGAGTGGGCAAGCAGCTTTTATTTGCCTGTGAAGAAATGGTTCGTCAGTGGGGACATCACCGACTTTATCTCCATGTGATGGATGATAATACCCCGGCTCGTCGGCTCTATGCGAAAGCGGGATATCAACTCGTAGACAGCCCACCGACTTGGCCCAATATTCTGTTTGCTTCCCCCAAACGACTACTGCTCTGTAAGCGTCTCTAG
- a CDS encoding tetratricopeptide repeat protein, producing the protein MLQRSTLLSLFLAVGLGAVAQPALGQAVVPRTLKLDSKELEKTGLVLFKEAVYLSQFQQIEPALARVKLATQLAPKSADAWALLGGLYLSQKEVDQGISALEKSRTLNAKNAGVHFSLGAAYFGQEKYEQAAQLLTMGLKIKPDVPEALFDLGNTFYKMGKLKDAIKQYEKSLDQNEKFWPAINNIGLVQYEKGEVSRAIKQWKAAIEIDQKSGEPKLALAVATYVEGDKEEGLALAMSALKLDGRYGKVAFLEENLWGEKLIADTKVVFATPEIQAALSELDVETDDGTSASTSP; encoded by the coding sequence GTGCTTCAACGTTCAACTCTACTTTCGCTTTTCCTAGCCGTAGGCCTTGGTGCTGTTGCCCAACCTGCCTTAGGACAGGCAGTTGTGCCTCGGACCCTTAAACTCGATTCCAAAGAACTCGAGAAGACGGGGCTGGTCTTATTCAAAGAAGCGGTTTACCTGAGCCAATTTCAGCAAATTGAACCTGCCCTAGCTCGCGTCAAATTGGCAACCCAACTCGCTCCCAAGTCTGCAGATGCCTGGGCCTTGTTGGGAGGGTTATATCTCAGCCAAAAAGAAGTCGATCAAGGGATTTCCGCGCTAGAAAAATCCAGAACCTTAAATGCCAAAAATGCAGGGGTTCATTTCAGTCTAGGTGCTGCCTACTTTGGCCAAGAGAAATATGAACAGGCGGCCCAACTGTTGACCATGGGCCTCAAAATTAAGCCGGACGTTCCAGAAGCCCTGTTTGATTTAGGCAATACCTTTTACAAGATGGGTAAATTGAAAGATGCCATCAAGCAGTATGAGAAATCCTTAGATCAAAACGAAAAATTCTGGCCTGCCATCAATAATATTGGCTTAGTCCAATACGAAAAGGGTGAGGTCAGCCGAGCTATTAAGCAGTGGAAAGCGGCGATTGAGATTGATCAGAAATCTGGTGAACCAAAGCTTGCCCTTGCCGTTGCGACTTATGTCGAAGGCGATAAAGAAGAAGGACTGGCTTTAGCCATGTCTGCCCTGAAATTGGATGGACGCTATGGCAAGGTAGCCTTCCTCGAAGAGAACCTCTGGGGCGAAAAATTGATTGCAGACACGAAAGTGGTGTTTGCGACCCCTGAAATTCAGGCTGCATTAAGTGAGCTAGACGTTGAAACCGATGACGGAACGTCTGCAAGCACCTCTCCCTAA
- the mnmH gene encoding tRNA 2-selenouridine(34) synthase MnmH yields the protein MPLTPNITADICPQLYSEIIDVRSPAEYAEDHLPGAINLPVLSDQERAEVGTLYKQVSAFVARKKGAALVSKNLSYHLNHHFADHPKGYHPLIYCWRGGQRSQSMALVLTQVGWRTTLLKGGYKTYRTYVREQLEQVPYHFSYRVLCGLTGTAKTEILQRLAQAQVQVLDLEGLANHRGSLLGAAATSAQPSQKQFESDLLSALQTFDTAHPVWIEAESNKIGERFVPKALWDQMQSAPCVEVQAPISSRVDWLVTHYEHFTHNSALLKDKLNLLRRSYSKAQLQHWYNLIDEQQWPAFVQSLLEEHYDPAYRRSMKRQYTHIQQQHQLPDLSATSLKQLASKLATVNINIDSSLQ from the coding sequence ATGCCCCTCACCCCCAATATCACAGCCGATATTTGCCCACAACTGTATAGCGAAATTATCGATGTACGATCCCCCGCTGAATATGCGGAAGATCACCTCCCCGGTGCCATCAATTTGCCCGTCCTCTCGGATCAGGAACGGGCTGAGGTAGGGACGCTATATAAGCAAGTATCGGCATTTGTGGCCCGCAAGAAGGGGGCGGCACTGGTCTCTAAAAATCTCTCCTATCATCTCAATCACCACTTTGCAGATCACCCCAAGGGGTATCACCCGTTAATTTACTGCTGGCGTGGGGGGCAGCGATCCCAAAGTATGGCCCTGGTACTCACTCAGGTGGGATGGCGTACAACCCTTTTGAAAGGGGGATATAAGACCTATCGCACCTATGTCCGAGAACAGCTAGAACAGGTGCCGTATCACTTTTCGTATCGCGTATTGTGCGGACTCACGGGCACTGCCAAAACGGAGATTTTGCAGCGTTTGGCTCAAGCTCAGGTGCAGGTCCTAGATTTAGAAGGATTGGCTAACCATCGAGGTTCTCTATTAGGAGCGGCAGCAACCTCTGCCCAACCCTCCCAAAAGCAATTTGAATCGGATTTACTATCGGCCCTCCAAACCTTCGATACCGCTCACCCAGTTTGGATCGAGGCAGAAAGCAATAAAATCGGTGAGCGCTTTGTCCCCAAAGCCCTCTGGGACCAAATGCAATCTGCTCCTTGCGTCGAAGTCCAAGCCCCCATAAGTAGTCGAGTGGACTGGTTGGTAACCCACTATGAGCATTTCACCCATAATTCCGCTTTACTCAAAGACAAGCTGAATTTACTGCGACGCAGTTACAGCAAAGCCCAACTGCAGCACTGGTATAACCTCATCGACGAGCAACAGTGGCCAGCATTCGTCCAGTCCCTGTTGGAAGAGCATTATGATCCAGCCTATCGCCGGTCCATGAAGCGCCAATATACCCATATTCAGCAGCAACATCAGCTCCCTGATTTGTCAGCTACCAGTTTGAAACAGTTGGCAAGCAAACTGGCTACAGTCAACATAAATATTGATAGTTCTCTTCAATGA
- a CDS encoding filamentous hemagglutinin N-terminal domain-containing protein: MIKPIFWTYAVAGWSLFLCPAFSQVTPDQTLGNENSIIEQQIQRKLIKGGAVRGSTLFHSLKELSIQKGQQVYFANPSDISIILARVTGGNQSNINGTLGVLGNADLFLMNPSGITFGPDATMNLNGSFIATTGSSFIFENGQIFSATNPQIAPSLRISVPVGIQFDGTSGQIEVNGNSKLISNPKSSRTFALVGDGINTNNTSIIQNKGNIFFISISTGIAQISQQQDRYKLLSHNFDGLSDIKIQNSVLFVQDEVLFIDQASDNSSLNGVFFQSKSLFISSFILFTSFGEGVDIPEIVKKPQKIQKSCRPGQAIGNSSFVHIGRGGVPLGPNHLQTPPAIWQDLRSSQLPQQNLYSQQVEHSRETSPNKVYTKVSQSNITEAKGWTRDDQNRIVLTAQTSKLMAYDSRRPTVNC, from the coding sequence ATGATCAAGCCGATCTTTTGGACATATGCTGTAGCGGGTTGGAGTCTCTTTCTCTGCCCAGCGTTTTCTCAAGTCACACCTGACCAAACTTTAGGGAATGAGAACTCAATCATTGAACAACAAATCCAAAGAAAATTAATTAAAGGAGGAGCAGTTAGGGGAAGTACTTTATTTCATAGTCTCAAGGAACTTAGTATTCAAAAAGGACAGCAAGTTTATTTCGCCAACCCCAGCGACATCAGCATTATTTTGGCTCGGGTAACTGGAGGGAATCAATCTAATATCAATGGCACTTTGGGAGTGCTCGGTAATGCTGACTTATTCCTAATGAATCCATCAGGCATCACTTTCGGTCCAGATGCGACCATGAACCTAAATGGATCGTTTATTGCAACTACAGGAAGTAGCTTTATCTTTGAGAATGGTCAGATCTTTAGCGCTACTAACCCTCAAATAGCACCTAGTTTAAGGATAAGCGTCCCGGTTGGCATTCAATTTGACGGTACTTCAGGGCAAATAGAGGTTAATGGGAACTCAAAATTAATTTCTAATCCTAAATCCAGCAGAACATTTGCCTTAGTAGGTGATGGAATAAATACCAATAATACATCTATAATTCAGAACAAAGGGAATATCTTTTTTATAAGTATTAGTACTGGGATAGCACAAATTAGCCAGCAACAGGATCGCTACAAGTTACTTTCACATAATTTTGATGGATTGTCAGATATTAAAATCCAAAATTCTGTTTTATTTGTGCAAGATGAGGTACTCTTTATTGACCAGGCCTCTGATAATTCCTCACTAAATGGAGTCTTTTTTCAGTCAAAATCTTTATTTATTTCAAGTTTCATCCTATTCACTTCATTCGGTGAAGGTGTGGACATTCCAGAAATAGTAAAAAAGCCACAAAAAATACAAAAGAGTTGTCGCCCAGGTCAAGCTATAGGCAACAGCTCTTTTGTCCACATTGGTCGGGGAGGAGTGCCATTAGGCCCAAATCACTTACAAACACCCCCAGCAATTTGGCAAGATTTGCGTTCCTCTCAACTCCCTCAACAAAACTTGTACTCTCAACAGGTTGAACATTCCAGAGAAACAAGCCCTAATAAGGTTTATACAAAAGTTTCTCAATCCAATATTACAGAAGCAAAGGGTTGGACTCGTGACGATCAGAATCGAATTGTACTGACTGCACAAACCTCAAAGCTTATGGCTTATGATTCCAGGCGGCCTACAGTTAACTGTTAA
- a CDS encoding serine/threonine-protein kinase, with protein sequence MTCCLNPECPKPLNPDTHKFCQQCGTALVPFLHKHYKIIKPLGAGRWGKTYLAEDVDQLNTPCIVKQLALKTFGASPNAVQLFREEAKQLQTLGHHSQLPDLLAYFQEGEYLYLVHQLIEGKTLLDQLQQGTFSETQVRNFLLDILPVLQVVHNQGVVHRDLKPENILQDSQGHYILIDFGIAQFLNENQTLQRPTSSRSLGYRPPEQLQGQASPVSDLFGLGATCFHLLSGISPSELAQTQGQSWIQHWQSHVDRASPELKGILTQLLSPDPAQRYQSAQQVLADLTHKPPSPSSWLSQMGASRKIWIGTAIAFLTLGGLSGITYMIATRMSSSETSGESATAFIRRGDAKYNRRDYEDAIADYSEAIRLSPDSAQAYLGRGNARYALEEYPEALIDYDEALKHDPDYVYAFNGRGNVKFARKDFEGAIQDYNQAIQSDPRFALAFYNRGNVKSALKEHRAAIEDFSQAIRLNPQYEPAYLQRGVAKAALTNYAGAIEDYSETLRLNPGNDSAFNNRGVARYKLGESRQAIKDFTEAIRLNPQNSFAYCNRGESKLKLKDAEGAIKDCSETIRLDPQSSFAYSARGKANHALKRYKAAIEDYTQALTINSGWGNSDSPADSYYNRGSAKSKLNDIAGAVEDLKIAEDLFQQQGDTKRYRITRDLLRKLQ encoded by the coding sequence ATGACATGTTGTCTGAATCCTGAGTGCCCTAAACCCCTTAACCCTGACACCCACAAGTTCTGTCAGCAATGTGGCACGGCCCTCGTCCCATTTCTCCACAAACACTACAAGATCATCAAACCCCTTGGAGCTGGACGTTGGGGAAAGACTTACCTGGCAGAGGATGTTGATCAGCTCAATACCCCATGCATTGTTAAGCAGTTAGCCCTGAAAACATTTGGGGCTAGTCCCAATGCCGTTCAGCTTTTTCGAGAGGAAGCCAAACAGCTCCAAACCTTGGGCCATCATTCTCAACTCCCAGATTTATTGGCCTATTTCCAGGAGGGAGAGTATCTCTATCTGGTACACCAGTTGATTGAAGGGAAAACCCTACTCGATCAGCTCCAGCAAGGGACCTTTAGCGAAACTCAAGTTCGCAATTTTCTCTTGGATATATTGCCCGTGTTGCAGGTGGTGCATAACCAGGGAGTCGTGCATAGAGACCTGAAGCCAGAGAATATTCTCCAAGACTCTCAAGGGCACTACATTCTGATTGACTTTGGCATTGCTCAGTTCCTCAATGAAAATCAAACCTTGCAACGGCCTACTAGCAGCCGCTCCCTGGGCTATCGGCCTCCTGAACAGCTGCAAGGACAGGCCAGCCCTGTCAGTGATTTGTTTGGACTAGGGGCTACTTGCTTTCACCTCCTGAGCGGTATTTCCCCTTCAGAGCTAGCACAAACCCAAGGCCAGTCCTGGATCCAGCATTGGCAGTCTCATGTGGATCGAGCTAGCCCTGAACTAAAAGGGATTTTGACCCAATTGCTTTCGCCTGATCCAGCACAACGGTATCAGTCAGCTCAGCAGGTTTTGGCTGACTTAACCCACAAGCCTCCAAGCCCGTCTTCTTGGCTCAGTCAGATGGGGGCCTCCCGGAAGATTTGGATCGGAACTGCGATCGCATTCCTAACCCTTGGCGGTTTGTCTGGTATCACCTATATGATTGCCACGCGCATGTCGTCCTCTGAAACCTCAGGAGAAAGCGCCACAGCTTTTATTCGCCGGGGAGATGCCAAGTATAATCGGCGGGATTATGAGGATGCGATCGCAGATTATTCCGAAGCGATTCGTCTGAGTCCAGACAGTGCCCAAGCCTATTTGGGGCGAGGGAATGCCAGGTACGCTTTAGAAGAATATCCAGAGGCCCTGATAGATTATGACGAGGCCTTAAAGCACGACCCGGACTATGTTTATGCTTTCAATGGTCGGGGCAATGTCAAATTTGCTCGTAAAGACTTTGAGGGGGCTATCCAAGACTATAATCAAGCGATTCAGTCCGATCCTCGGTTTGCCTTGGCTTTTTACAATCGCGGCAATGTCAAATCTGCCCTGAAGGAACATCGAGCAGCAATTGAAGACTTTAGCCAAGCTATTCGCCTCAATCCTCAATATGAGCCAGCTTATTTACAGCGGGGTGTTGCCAAAGCTGCCCTAACGAATTATGCCGGAGCCATTGAAGACTATTCTGAAACCCTTCGCCTCAATCCCGGAAATGATAGTGCGTTCAACAATCGAGGGGTGGCGCGCTATAAGTTGGGCGAAAGCCGTCAAGCCATTAAAGATTTCACTGAAGCCATTCGTCTTAATCCCCAGAATTCGTTTGCCTATTGCAATCGGGGCGAGTCCAAACTGAAGTTAAAGGATGCAGAAGGAGCGATCAAAGACTGCAGTGAAACCATCCGCTTAGATCCTCAAAGTTCCTTTGCTTACAGCGCCCGTGGCAAGGCTAATCATGCTCTTAAACGGTATAAAGCTGCTATTGAAGACTATACTCAGGCCTTAACGATTAATTCGGGTTGGGGCAATAGCGATAGTCCTGCCGATAGCTACTACAACCGGGGTAGTGCCAAAAGTAAGCTGAATGATATTGCCGGTGCAGTTGAGGATCTGAAAATTGCAGAGGACTTATTTCAGCAACAAGGCGATACTAAACGGTATCGAATCACCCGCGATTTACTGAGGAAATTACAGTAG
- a CDS encoding glycosyltransferase family 2 protein, giving the protein MTATHNRANILRYNALASLLQQSRLDFEWIVINDGRDKATQHLIQSTPFPFPHQYLEIDHPVEEFGLCIARNLGIKAASSNYVCYLDDDNSFRPAFVGTILDWIEQYPHSRFILPQQWRRRDVIQEGKMIKQGKLFISPSADTTLDDLVCQQALFDSNGFVHRRLNSLGWNPQYRVFCDYEFFLQCLSQ; this is encoded by the coding sequence ATTACCGCCACCCATAACCGAGCAAATATCCTCCGGTATAACGCTTTGGCCAGTCTGCTCCAGCAATCTAGGCTGGACTTTGAATGGATTGTCATCAACGATGGCAGAGATAAAGCCACCCAACACCTGATTCAATCCACCCCGTTCCCTTTTCCTCACCAATACCTAGAAATCGATCATCCCGTAGAAGAGTTTGGTCTGTGTATCGCTCGTAACCTAGGGATTAAAGCTGCCTCTAGCAACTATGTCTGCTACCTCGACGATGACAATAGCTTTCGTCCGGCTTTTGTGGGAACCATCCTTGATTGGATTGAGCAGTATCCCCATAGTCGATTTATCTTGCCTCAGCAATGGCGTCGCAGAGATGTGATTCAGGAAGGGAAAATGATCAAGCAGGGCAAACTCTTTATATCTCCCAGTGCTGACACAACCCTTGATGATTTGGTCTGTCAGCAAGCCCTCTTTGACAGCAACGGCTTTGTCCATCGTCGACTCAATTCACTGGGCTGGAATCCTCAGTACAGAGTTTTCTGCGATTATGAATTCTTTCTTCAGTGTTTAAGTCAATGA
- a CDS encoding class I SAM-dependent methyltransferase: MLYDTIGKTYAQTRQSDPRIAAKLLEILEPFQASTIVDIGAGTGSYALYLAEHGYQVLAVEPSTVMRRQAIAHPAVRWIDAKAEQLSLSSHAADVAIIILALHHFPDYSQALQEIHRVTGDGRVVIFTYDPDLISSFWLTEYFPSFIADVQSTFIPIATLTAEIETLMDTAVNIIPFPLPHDLSDSFAAVGWARPELYLEDNIRNGISSFAKLNEDELELGLSKLRRDLETGIWDQKHRYLRKQTHYDAGYRFIYTIT, encoded by the coding sequence ATGCTTTACGACACGATTGGGAAAACTTACGCCCAAACTAGACAGAGCGATCCACGCATCGCAGCCAAACTGTTAGAAATTTTAGAGCCGTTTCAGGCTTCCACGATTGTAGATATTGGTGCGGGTACAGGATCTTATGCACTGTATCTGGCCGAGCATGGATATCAAGTTCTGGCCGTTGAGCCATCAACGGTAATGCGGCGTCAGGCAATCGCCCATCCGGCAGTCCGTTGGATAGATGCCAAGGCTGAACAGCTATCATTGTCCTCTCATGCAGCAGACGTAGCCATCATCATCCTGGCATTGCACCATTTCCCAGATTATTCGCAAGCGCTACAAGAGATTCACAGAGTGACCGGAGATGGTCGGGTAGTTATCTTTACCTACGATCCAGACCTCATTTCTAGTTTTTGGCTAACTGAGTATTTCCCTTCGTTCATTGCCGATGTTCAGTCTACTTTTATACCTATCGCAACGTTAACGGCTGAGATTGAAACCCTTATGGATACAGCTGTGAATATCATTCCTTTCCCTTTACCCCATGATTTATCAGACTCATTCGCTGCGGTCGGATGGGCACGACCCGAACTATATCTGGAGGACAATATTCGCAACGGAATTTCATCCTTTGCCAAGCTCAATGAGGATGAATTAGAACTAGGATTATCAAAGCTACGCAGAGATTTAGAGACAGGAATATGGGATCAAAAGCATAGATATCTCCGCAAACAGACCCATTATGATGCTGGCTATCGATTCATATACACCATCACCTAG
- a CDS encoding class II glutamine amidotransferase — translation MCQLLGMNCNGPTDICFSFEGFCARGGKTDDHKDGWGIAFFEGAACRVFLDDKPSATSAIAKLIREYPIKSTNVIAHIRKATIGPVGLENCHPFMRELWGRHWVFAHNGDLPTLKSGSLGTYRSVGQTDSERAFCLIMNQLRDKFPQEQPLMEELFPVLQEMTQAIASHGIFNYLLSDGKHLFVHCSTKLCYIVRQSPFAAAHLIDEDLTVDFQELTTPCDRVAIIATTCLTDNETWTTIQPGELLVFQDGLPLIFQDDWACKVSRY, via the coding sequence ATGTGTCAGTTATTAGGGATGAACTGTAATGGGCCAACGGACATATGTTTCTCCTTTGAAGGGTTCTGCGCCCGAGGCGGAAAAACAGACGATCATAAAGACGGGTGGGGCATTGCCTTCTTTGAAGGGGCAGCCTGTCGGGTCTTCCTAGATGACAAGCCTTCTGCAACCTCTGCTATTGCCAAACTGATTCGGGAATACCCGATTAAATCGACGAATGTTATCGCTCATATTCGCAAGGCCACCATTGGTCCCGTCGGCTTAGAAAATTGCCATCCCTTTATGCGGGAACTTTGGGGGCGACATTGGGTGTTTGCCCATAATGGAGACCTACCCACTCTGAAATCTGGAAGTTTAGGCACCTATCGCTCCGTGGGCCAAACGGACAGTGAACGAGCATTTTGCTTAATTATGAATCAGCTCCGAGATAAATTCCCCCAAGAACAGCCGCTGATGGAAGAGCTGTTCCCCGTCTTGCAAGAGATGACCCAGGCCATCGCCAGTCATGGCATCTTCAACTATTTACTCTCAGATGGAAAACATCTGTTTGTGCACTGTTCCACCAAGCTTTGCTATATCGTCCGCCAGTCCCCTTTTGCAGCAGCACACCTGATTGATGAAGATCTGACGGTTGATTTTCAAGAGTTAACGACACCTTGCGATCGCGTTGCCATTATTGCCACCACTTGTCTAACGGACAACGAAACCTGGACCACCATTCAACCGGGAGAACTGCTTGTCTTTCAGGATGGATTACCGCTGATTTTTCAGGATGATTGGGCTTGTAAAGTTAGTCGTTACTGA
- a CDS encoding sugar phosphate isomerase/epimerase, whose product MQPILAYNESSLPAPSLGERLQLAAQQHLALEIANSGNLNLDPYLKANVSIAAVQAYAMHDFHPLYPDAHHRQQALHHVHQTLEIAAQLQVPRIVTVCGFGADVVDSPFERCLDFFSSCAAKAKTLGIKIMIEPLSPRRCAAMTEPYRIGQLVETLADPKVFTTLLDTGHILDSGYDLGTFLSNWTFPTEELQLKGPNSTPPDFSLGQWLRQLSFQPAVLCVEHRQPITLSDFNQLISAIRLELSPQ is encoded by the coding sequence ATGCAACCAATCTTGGCCTACAACGAAAGCTCTTTACCTGCCCCATCCTTGGGTGAACGATTGCAGCTTGCAGCGCAACAGCATCTTGCATTAGAGATTGCCAACTCCGGCAATTTGAACTTGGACCCCTATCTCAAAGCTAATGTTTCAATCGCAGCCGTCCAAGCTTACGCCATGCACGACTTTCATCCCCTCTATCCAGATGCCCACCATCGGCAGCAGGCACTCCATCATGTCCACCAAACCTTAGAGATTGCGGCTCAACTCCAAGTCCCTCGAATCGTGACTGTCTGCGGATTTGGTGCTGATGTGGTTGATTCCCCCTTTGAGCGCTGCTTAGACTTTTTCAGTTCTTGTGCCGCTAAAGCCAAGACCCTTGGCATCAAAATTATGATTGAGCCATTAAGTCCGCGACGCTGTGCAGCCATGACTGAACCATACCGAATCGGTCAGCTCGTGGAAACCTTAGCAGACCCCAAGGTTTTTACCACTCTGCTAGATACTGGGCATATTCTCGATAGTGGCTACGATTTGGGAACCTTCTTGTCCAACTGGACTTTCCCAACAGAAGAACTTCAACTGAAAGGCCCCAATTCAACCCCGCCTGATTTCTCCTTGGGGCAATGGTTGAGGCAACTGTCATTCCAACCAGCCGTTTTATGTGTTGAGCATCGCCAGCCCATCACACTCTCTGATTTTAATCAGTTGATCTCAGCAATACGCTTGGAGCTTTCTCCTCAGTAA